The following proteins are encoded in a genomic region of Glycine max cultivar Williams 82 chromosome 18, Glycine_max_v4.0, whole genome shotgun sequence:
- the LOC100784181 gene encoding ATP-dependent zinc metalloprotease FTSH 9, chloroplastic yields MLPLEHHFHYLPPLTHTKLKPFSRANSRVSLPHIETTLRRFNPSSCRFRCPISSNDSLRFGLRGGHRTSWVCRSAGEPDSAADSGEKKTGSDDDADSNRRKGGWWWRWRRWRWQPLIQAQEIGVLLMQIGIAFFVLRLLRPGVSLPGSDPRSPTVFVSVPYSDFLSRINSDQVHKVEVDGVHIMFKLKAGVGTSHDDGGDVVAGSSSRLQESESLVKSVATTRRIVYTTTRPSDIRTPYEKMLDNKVEFGSPDKRSGGFFNSALIALFYAAVLAGLLHRFPVSFSQHTAGQIRNRKSGPSAGTKSSEQGETVTFADIAGVDEAKEELEEIVEFLQNPDRYVRLGARPPRGVLLVGLPGTGKTLLAKAVAGEADVPFISCSASEFVELYVGMGASRVRDLFARAKREAPSIIFIDEIDAVAKSRDGKFRIVSNDEREQTLNQLLTEMDGFDSNSSVIVLGATNRSDVLDPALRRPGRFDRVVMVEAPDRIGREAILKVHVSKKELPLAKDVDLSGIACMTTGFTGADLANLVNEAALLAGRQNKVVVEKLDFIQAVERSIAGIEKKTAKLRGSEKAVVARHEAGHAVVGTAVAKLLPGQPRVEKLSILPRSGGALGFTYIPPTTEDRYLLFVDELHGRLVTLLGGRAAEEVVFSGRVSTGALDDIRRATDMAYKAIAEYGLNQTIGPVSIATLSSGGIDESGGAVPWGRDQGHLVDLVQKEVQTLLQSALAVALSIIRANPTVLEGLGADLEEKEKVEGEELQKWLRLVVAPTELDAFVKGTQPPLLPSQTGS; encoded by the exons ATGTTACCCTTAGAGCATCACTTTCACTATCTCCCTCCCTTAACCCACACCAAATTGAAACCCTTTTCCCGCGCAAATTCTAGGGTTTCCCTTCCCCATATCGAGACCACCCTCCGTCGTTTCAACCCCTCTTCGTGTCGTTTCCGATGTCCAATTTCATCCAACGATTCGCTTAGGTTCGGTTTGAGGGGTGGCCACCGAACATCATGGGTGTGTCGTTCCGCCGGAGAACCCGATTCCGCGGCGGATTCCGGCGAGAAGAAAACCGGCAGCGACGACGACGCCGATTCGAACCGGAGAAAGGGCGGGTGGTGGTGGCGGTGGCGCCGGTGGCGGTGGCAGCCCCTGATTCAGGCTCAGGAAATTGGGGTCCTGCTCATGCAAATTGGGATTGCGTTTTTCGTTTTGCGGTTGCTCCGGCCCGGAGTTTCGCTACCCGGGTCGGATCCTCGGTCTCCGACTGTGTTTGTGAGTGTGCCTTATAGTGATTTTTTGAGTAGGATCAATAGTGACCAGGTGCACAAGGTGGAGGTTGATGGGGTCCACATCATGTTCAAGTTGAAGGCTGGTGTTGGAACAAGCCATGATGATGGTGGTGATGTTGTTGCAGGTAGTAGTAGTAGGTTGCAGGAATCAGAGTCTTTGGTGAAGAGTGTTGCAACAACTAGGAGGATAGTGTATACTACCACAAGGCCTAGTGATATCAGAACACCCTATGAGAAGATGCTGGACAATAAAGTGGAATTTGGGTCCCCAGATAAGCGGTCTGGCGGATTCTTTAACTCTGCTCTG ATAGCCTTGTTTTATGCTGCTGTGCTTGCGGGGCTTCTCCATCGATTCCCTGTAAGCTTTTCTCAG CATACGGCTGGTCAGATACGGAACCGCAAATCAGGCCCTTCTGCTGGTACAAAGTCATCTGAACAAGGAGAAACAGTCACTTTTGCTGATATTGCTGGTGTTGATGAAGCTAAAGAGGAGTTAGAAGAGATTGTA GAATTTCTGCAAAATCCAGATAGATACGTAAGGCTTGGTGCTCGCCCACCTCGTGGTGTTCTCTTG GTGGGTCTTCCTGGAACAGGTAAGACTTTACTTGCGAAGGCTGTGGCTGGGGAAGCTGATGTGCCATTTATAAGTTGTTCTGCTAGTGAGTTCGTAGAATTGTATGTTGGCATGGGTGCCTCTCGTGTAAGAGATCTATTTGCAAGGGCTAAAAGGGAAGCTCCGTCCATAATCTTTATTGATGag ATAGATGCTGTGGCTAAAAGTCGTGATGGCAAATTTCGCATTGTCAGCAATGATGAACGAGAGCAAACCTTGAATCAGTTGCTCACT GAGATGGATGGGTTTGATAGCAATTCTTCAGTGATTGTTCTTGGAGCTACTAATCGGTCAGATGTCTTGGATCCTGCACTTCGCCGGCCAGGAAGATTTGATCGTGTAGTTATG GTAGAAGCACCTGATAGAATTGGAAGAGAAGCCATCCTAAAAGTTCATGTTTCCAAGAAGGAACTTCCTTTAGCCAAGGATGTTGACCTCAGTGGCATTGCTTGTATGACCACTGGTTTTACTGG AGCAGATCTTGCAAACCTAGTAAATGAGGCTGCTTTACTGGCTGGGAGACAAAATAAAGTTGTGGTGGAGAAACTTGATTTCATCCAAGCTGTAGAAAGATCTATAGCT GGCATAGAGAAGAAGACTGCCAAGTTGCGAGGAAGTGAGAAGGCTGTAGTTGCACGACATGAGGCTGGTCATGCTGTAGTAGGTACTGCAGTTGCAAAGCTTCTTCCTGGACAGCCACGTGTTGAG AAACTAAGTATATTGCCAAGGTCAGGAGGGGCTTTGGGCTTTACTTATATTCCTCCAACAACTGAGGATAGATACTTGCTATTTGTCGATGAGTTGCATGGTCGCCTGGTGACCCTTCTTGGAGGACGTGCAGCTGAAGAAGTTGTTTTTTCTGGTCGAGTGTCAACAGGTGCACTTGATGACATACGACGAGCAACTGACATGGCATACAAGGCTATAGCTGAATATGGTCTTAATCAGACCATAGGTCCTGTTTCAATAGCCACTCTTTCTAGTGGTGGAATTGATGAGTCTGGGGGAGCAGTTCCTTGGGGAAGGGATCAG GGACATCTTGTTGATCTTGTTCAAAAAGAGGTGCAAACATTACTGCAGTCTGCACTGGCTGTAGCACTTTCCATTATCCGAGCCAATCCTACTGTTTTGGAGGGCCTTGGTGCTGATTTGGAAG AAAAGGAGAAAGTTGAGGGTGAAGAGCTACAGAAGTGGTTAAGATTGGTTGTCGCACCAACAGAGCTTGATGCCTTTGTCAAAGGTACACAGCCACCTCTTCTTCCATCGCAGACAGGTTCCTGA
- the LOC100787350 gene encoding phosphomethylpyrimidine synthase, chloroplastic, which translates to MASLHANVTSVVCKSGNHASQSKFTSSSFLPGFDVVGRASNAWKKELVPSSISLVPRATLTFDPPTTNSDKTKQRKHTVDPASPDFLALPSFEQCFPKSTKEHREVTHEETGHVLKVPFRRVHLSGEEGHFDTYDTSGPQNVNPRTGLPQLRKEWVDRREKLGYPRFTQMYYAKQGIITEEMLYCATRENLDPEFVRSEVARGRAIIPSNKKHLELEPMIVGRNFLVKVNANIGNSAVASSIEEEVYKVQWATMWGADTAMDLSTGRHIHETREWILRNSAVPVGTVPIYQALEKVNGIAEDLNWEVFRDTLIEQAEQGVDYFTIHAGVLLRYVPLTARRMTGIVSRGGSIHAKWCLAYHKENFAYEHWDEILDICNQYDVALSIGDGLRPGSIYDANDTAQFAELLTQGELTRRAWEKDVQVMNEGPGHIPMHKIPENMQKQLEWCSEAPFYTLGPLTTDIAPGYDHITSAIGAANIGALGTALLCYVTPKEHLGLPNRDDVKAGVIAYKIAAHAADLAKGHPYAQAWDDALSKARFEFRWMDQFALSLDPMTAMSFHDETLPADGAKVAHFCSMCGPKFCSMKITEDVRKYAEEHGYGTDEALQRGMDAMSAEFQAAKKTISGEQHGEAGGEIYLPEEYVSSKRT; encoded by the exons ATGGCATCACTTCATGCTAATGTGACATCAGTTGTTTGCAAGAGTGGCAACCATGCTTCTCAATCGAAATTCACAAGCTCTTCATTCTTGCCTGGGTTTGATGTTGTTGGTCGTGCTTCAAATGCTTGGAAGAAAGAACTTGTCCCATCTTCCATTTCCTTGGTGCCTAGAGCCACACTAACATTTGATCCCCCAACTACCAACTCAGACAAAACCAAACAAAGGAAGCACACTGTTGACCCTGCTTCTCCAGATTTTCTTGCCCTTCCTTCATTTGAACAGTGCTTTCCAAAGAGCACCAAAGAACACAG AGAAGtcactcatgaagaaactggtcATGTGCTCAAAGTTCCCTTTCGTCGAGTTCACCTGTCTGGAGAAGAAGGACACTTTGATACCTATGACACTAGCGGTCCCCAAAATGTAAACCCAAGGACTG GACTCCCACAGTTGCGCAAAGAGTGGGTTGATAGGAGGGAGAAACTGGGTTATCCAAGATTTACTCAGATGTACTATGCTAAGCAAGGAATCATCACGGAAGAGATGCTTTACTGTGCCACTCGTGAGAACCTTGACCCAGAGTTTGTGAGGTCAGAAGTTGCTCGTGGACGTGCTATCATTCCTTCCAACAAGAAACACTTGGAGTTAGAGCCCATGATAGTTGGAAGAAACTTTTTGGTAAAAGTAAATGCCAACATTGGAAATTCTGCAGTTGCAAGTTCTATAGAAGAGGAAGTTTACAAGGTTCAATGGGCAACTATGTGGGGAGCAGATACTGCAATGGACCTCTCAACTGGTCGCCATATCCATGAAACTCGAGAGTGGATCCTACGCAACTCTGCTGTACCAGTTGGGACTGTGCCTATTTATCAAGCACTTGAAAAAGTTAATGGGATCGCTGAGGATCTTAACTGGGAGGTTTTCAGGGACACCCTGATTGAACAAGCTGAGCAGGGTGTAGATTACTTCACCATCCATGCAGGAGTTCTTCTGAGATATGTTCCATTAACGGCAAGGCGCATGACAGGAATAGTATCCAGGGGAGGGTCTATTCATGCAAAGTGGTGCTTAGCTTACCACAAAGAGAATTTTGCTTATGAGCACTGGGATGAGATACTTGACATCTGCAACCAGTATGATGTGGCTCTATCCATTGGTGATGGGCTAAGACCTGGATCCATCTATGATGCAAATGACACAGCACAATTTGCTGAGCTCTTGACACAAGGAGAACTGACCCGTAGAGCATGGGAAAAGGATGTTCAG GTGATGAATGAAGGACCTGGACACATCCCAATGCACAAGATTCCTGAAAACATGCAGAAACAGTTAGAATGGTGTAGTGAAGCGCCTTTTTACACTCTTGGTCCTTTAACAACTGATATTGCCCCCGGCTATGATCACATCACCTCTGCAATTGGTGCTGCCAATATTGGGGCACTTGGTACTGCTCTTCTCTGTTATGTGACTCCAAAGGAACATCTTGGGTTGCCAAACCGGGATGACGTGAAGGCTGGAGTTATAGCCTACAAGATAGCGGCTCATGCTGCTGATTTAGCCAAAGGTCATCCATATGCTCAAGCCTGGGATGATGCATTAAGCAAGGCAAGATTTGAGTTCCGATGGATGGACCAGTTTGCTTTGTCATTGGATCCGATGACAGCCATGTCCTTCCATGACGAAACCCTGCCAGCAGATGGTGCAAAAGTGGCTCATTTCTGCTCAATGTGTGGCCCTAAATTCTGCTCTATGAAGATAACGGAGGATGTGAGGAAGTATGCTGAGGAACATGGCTATGGAACTGATGAAGCTTTGCAGCGTGGGATGGATGCTATGAGTGCTGAATTTCAAGCTGCCAAGAAAACTATCAGCGGGGAGCAACATGGTGAAGCTGGCGGAGAGATTTACTTGCCAGAAGAATACGTTAGTTCCAAGAG GACTTAA